The proteins below come from a single Prochlorococcus marinus str. MIT 9215 genomic window:
- a CDS encoding DUF6447 family protein — MSENTNDSSNPVLTFEGKKYLINELSNEIKESIKALQIAETQLKMHQDTLELLSISRNTLANQLRGKLKNLE, encoded by the coding sequence ATGAGCGAAAACACAAATGATTCTTCAAATCCAGTTTTAACCTTTGAAGGGAAAAAATATTTAATAAATGAACTTTCTAATGAAATAAAAGAATCTATAAAAGCATTACAAATAGCTGAGACACAACTTAAGATGCATCAAGATACTCTCGAATTACTTTCAATTAGCCGAAACACATTAGCTAATCAATTAAGAGGAAAACTAAAAAACCTAGAGTGA
- the carB gene encoding carbamoyl-phosphate synthase large subunit codes for MPQRGDLKKILILGSGPIVIGQACEFDYSGTQACKALRNAGYEIILINSNPASIMTDPDIANKTYIEPLTSEIVSQIILKEKPDAILPTMGGQTALNLAVKLSESDFLKQNNIELIGADLRAINKAEDRKLFKESMEKINVNVCPSGIASDLDEAMEVSKEISSYPLIIRPAFTLGGVGGGIAFNLEEFVELCKSGLEESPSNQILIEKSLIGWKEYELEVMRDTADNVVIVCSIENLDPMGVHTGDSITVAPAQTLTDKEYQRLRDLSLKIIREVGVETGGSNIQFAINPTNGDVIVIEMNPRVSRSSALASKATGFPIAKIAALLSVGYTLDEIINDITKKTPACFEPSIDYVVTKIPRFAFEKFKGSSKTLSTAMKSVGESMAIGRSFEESFQKALRSLEVGVFGWECDSLDEFKNESHIKNSLRNPTCERIFLIKKAMQLGKTNSYIYEVTNIDLWFIEKLRNIFNFENDFLKEKELYSLDRDLMLHAKQLGFSDQQIAKLTNSEFFEVRRYRKKLNIIPIYKTVDTCSAEFSSSTPYHYSTYEESFLNSNSQIFDSEISENCESKKIMILGGGPNRIGQGIEFDYCCCHASYQASTNGYKTIMVNSNPETVSTDYDTSDILYFEPVTLEDVLNIIEAENPYGLIVQFGGQTPLKISLPLYEWLKSNDGAKTGSKILGTSPISIDLAEDREEFTKILEELSIRQPLNGIARNQDEAEIVAKNIGFPLVVRPSYVLGGRAMEIVKDENELSRYINEAVKVSPDHPILLDQYLNNAIEIDVDALCDSNGSVVIAGLMEHVEPAGIHSGDSACCLPSISLSLSTIENVRKWTKLIAQRLNVVGLINLQFAVTNTNNKENKLFILEANPRASRTVPFVSKAIGKPIAKLATQLMQGFTLEDINFTQEISPKYQAVKEAVLPFKRFPGSDTLLGPEMRSTGEVMGLAKDFGIAYAKSELAAGNGVPSEGVAFLSTNDLDKKNLEEIAQELLILGFKLIATKGTASYLVNLGIQVDEVLKVHEGRPNIEDLIRSGLVQLIINTPIGSQALHDDAYLRRAALEYNIPTFTTIPGAKAAIKAIKALQSNKVYAYSLQEIHNY; via the coding sequence ATGCCTCAAAGAGGTGATCTTAAAAAAATTCTTATTCTTGGTTCTGGACCGATTGTTATTGGACAAGCATGCGAATTTGATTACTCTGGCACTCAAGCTTGTAAAGCTTTAAGAAATGCTGGTTATGAAATTATCTTGATAAATTCAAATCCAGCATCAATAATGACTGATCCTGATATTGCTAATAAAACCTATATTGAACCTTTGACTTCTGAAATTGTTTCTCAGATTATTTTAAAAGAAAAACCTGACGCGATTCTTCCCACTATGGGAGGTCAAACCGCTTTGAATCTTGCGGTTAAATTATCAGAATCAGATTTTTTGAAACAAAATAATATTGAATTAATTGGGGCTGATTTAAGAGCTATTAATAAAGCTGAAGATAGAAAATTATTTAAAGAATCGATGGAGAAAATAAATGTAAATGTATGTCCTTCTGGCATTGCATCTGATCTGGATGAAGCTATGGAGGTATCAAAAGAAATTAGTTCCTACCCTCTTATAATTAGGCCTGCATTTACATTAGGTGGTGTAGGAGGTGGAATTGCTTTTAACCTTGAAGAATTTGTTGAGTTGTGTAAATCAGGGTTGGAGGAAAGTCCAAGTAATCAGATATTGATTGAAAAATCACTAATTGGATGGAAGGAGTATGAACTAGAGGTAATGAGAGATACTGCTGACAATGTAGTAATAGTTTGTAGCATTGAAAATTTAGACCCAATGGGTGTTCACACTGGAGATTCGATTACCGTAGCTCCTGCACAGACTTTAACAGATAAGGAGTATCAGAGATTAAGGGATTTGTCATTGAAAATTATTAGAGAAGTAGGCGTTGAAACAGGAGGGAGTAATATCCAATTTGCAATAAATCCAACTAATGGAGATGTAATTGTCATAGAAATGAACCCCCGTGTTAGTAGATCCTCTGCTTTGGCAAGTAAAGCCACTGGATTTCCTATAGCTAAGATTGCTGCTTTATTATCTGTTGGTTATACACTTGATGAGATTATTAATGATATTACAAAAAAAACACCTGCATGTTTCGAGCCATCAATTGATTACGTAGTTACTAAGATTCCAAGATTTGCCTTTGAAAAGTTTAAAGGATCTTCGAAGACTTTAAGCACTGCCATGAAATCCGTTGGTGAGTCAATGGCAATAGGTCGTTCTTTTGAAGAATCATTTCAGAAAGCATTAAGGTCTTTAGAAGTAGGTGTTTTTGGATGGGAATGTGATTCATTAGATGAATTTAAGAATGAGAGTCATATTAAAAATAGTTTAAGGAACCCGACATGTGAAAGAATTTTTCTCATTAAAAAGGCTATGCAGCTTGGGAAAACTAATTCATATATTTATGAAGTTACAAATATAGATTTATGGTTTATCGAAAAATTACGTAATATCTTTAATTTTGAAAATGACTTTTTAAAAGAAAAGGAACTTTATTCTCTAGACAGGGATTTGATGTTACATGCTAAACAATTAGGCTTTTCAGATCAACAGATAGCGAAGTTAACTAATTCTGAATTTTTTGAGGTGAGAAGATATAGAAAAAAACTTAATATAATACCAATTTATAAAACTGTTGATACTTGTTCAGCGGAATTTTCTTCGTCAACTCCTTATCATTATTCAACCTACGAGGAATCTTTCCTTAATTCAAATTCTCAAATTTTCGATAGCGAGATTTCAGAAAATTGCGAATCAAAAAAAATCATGATTCTAGGAGGCGGTCCAAACAGAATTGGTCAGGGAATAGAATTTGATTACTGTTGTTGTCATGCATCATATCAAGCCTCTACAAATGGTTATAAAACAATAATGGTTAATAGCAACCCTGAGACAGTATCAACAGATTATGATACTAGCGATATTTTATATTTTGAACCTGTAACTTTGGAGGATGTGCTTAACATAATAGAAGCAGAAAATCCTTATGGTTTGATTGTTCAATTTGGAGGCCAAACGCCGCTAAAAATATCATTACCTTTATATGAATGGCTTAAATCTAATGATGGAGCCAAAACTGGATCAAAAATTCTCGGGACATCTCCAATATCTATCGATTTGGCTGAAGATAGAGAAGAATTTACAAAGATACTTGAAGAACTAAGTATTAGACAACCTTTAAACGGTATTGCACGTAATCAAGATGAAGCGGAGATAGTAGCAAAAAATATAGGGTTCCCATTGGTTGTAAGACCTTCTTATGTTTTAGGAGGAAGGGCAATGGAAATTGTTAAAGATGAGAATGAATTATCAAGATATATTAATGAAGCAGTTAAGGTTTCGCCTGATCATCCAATCCTTCTTGATCAATATTTGAATAATGCTATTGAGATAGATGTTGATGCTTTATGTGATTCAAACGGTTCAGTTGTCATCGCAGGTCTAATGGAACATGTTGAGCCTGCAGGAATTCATTCAGGAGATTCAGCTTGTTGTTTACCATCCATTTCTCTTTCATTATCTACAATAGAAAATGTAAGGAAGTGGACTAAATTAATTGCACAAAGATTAAATGTTGTTGGTTTAATTAACTTACAATTTGCGGTGACAAATACAAATAACAAAGAAAATAAGCTATTTATTCTTGAAGCAAATCCAAGAGCATCTAGGACGGTCCCATTTGTTTCAAAAGCCATAGGTAAACCAATCGCAAAATTAGCTACCCAGTTAATGCAAGGTTTTACATTGGAAGATATTAATTTCACACAAGAAATTTCTCCTAAATATCAAGCAGTTAAGGAGGCTGTGTTACCTTTCAAAAGATTTCCTGGATCTGATACATTACTTGGTCCCGAAATGAGATCTACTGGAGAAGTAATGGGTTTAGCTAAAGATTTTGGAATTGCTTATGCTAAGTCTGAATTGGCAGCAGGAAATGGTGTTCCATCAGAAGGAGTTGCTTTTTTGTCTACAAATGATTTAGATAAAAAAAATCTCGAGGAAATTGCTCAAGAACTTTTGATTTTAGGATTTAAATTAATTGCAACAAAAGGTACAGCTTCATATTTGGTAAATTTAGGCATTCAAGTTGACGAAGTGCTAAAAGTTCATGAAGGTAGACCAAATATTGAGGACCTAATTCGTTCGGGACTTGTTCAATTAATAATTAATACTCCAATCGGTTCACAGGCTCTTCATGACGACGCTTATTTAAGACGTGCTGCTTTAGAATATAACATCCCTACATTTACAACTATTCCTGGAGCAAAGGCAGCCATTAAAGCAATTAAAGCTTTGCAGAGTAATAAAGTTTATGCTTATTCTTTACAAGAAATCCATAATTATTAG
- a CDS encoding DUF3318 domain-containing protein: protein MSELQRLKSLLPPENESWVFVEAAAAIDPPLITLEEIGRDEVEIQIDLDEWDNFAIDHRNLLFWHEVGKIQNDTIPRDGWEMAALAIGLGGAIGELWVQDGLLLLLALGLSSFAGYRLYLKNNSEKKLQDAIYADERAIDLACRFGYSIPNAYKSLGGALKELIDKTRKKKKRSFFEDRLDALRKSAERARSELSQQEGSEKSVSSENVYGQ from the coding sequence ATGAGCGAACTTCAACGACTTAAAAGTTTGTTGCCTCCAGAAAATGAAAGTTGGGTATTTGTTGAAGCTGCTGCGGCTATAGACCCACCTTTAATAACACTTGAGGAAATTGGTCGTGACGAAGTAGAAATTCAAATAGATCTAGATGAATGGGATAACTTTGCTATTGACCACAGAAATCTATTATTTTGGCACGAGGTTGGAAAAATTCAAAATGACACAATTCCCAGAGATGGATGGGAAATGGCAGCTCTAGCCATAGGACTAGGAGGGGCGATAGGAGAGTTATGGGTTCAAGATGGGTTACTTTTATTACTTGCTCTTGGTTTATCAAGTTTTGCAGGCTATAGATTATATTTAAAAAATAATTCTGAAAAAAAGCTTCAAGATGCTATTTATGCAGACGAGAGAGCTATAGATCTTGCTTGTAGATTTGGATACAGCATTCCAAATGCGTATAAAAGTCTTGGGGGTGCATTAAAGGAATTAATTGATAAGACGCGAAAGAAGAAAAAAAGAAGTTTTTTTGAAGATAGATTAGATGCCTTAAGAAAAAGTGCAGAAAGAGCAAGATCAGAATTATCTCAGCAAGAAGGTTCAGAAAAATCAGTCTCAAGCGAAAATGTTTATGGACAATAA
- the rsfS gene encoding ribosome silencing factor: protein MDNKNLVLMAAKACDEKKARDIKLIKIDKVSFISEWILIAEGLSDVQVRSITNSVEGELREKAKIEPIRKEGVNEAKWALLDYGDLIVNIFQPEIRKFYDLESFWSNGDNLIFP, encoded by the coding sequence ATGGACAATAAAAATTTGGTTTTAATGGCAGCTAAAGCATGTGATGAAAAAAAAGCAAGGGATATAAAACTTATAAAAATCGACAAAGTATCATTTATTAGCGAATGGATTTTGATTGCTGAAGGATTATCTGATGTACAAGTTAGATCTATAACTAATTCAGTAGAGGGGGAACTTAGAGAGAAGGCTAAAATTGAACCAATACGAAAAGAGGGAGTTAATGAAGCTAAATGGGCTTTACTTGATTATGGTGATTTAATCGTGAATATTTTTCAACCAGAAATAAGAAAATTTTATGACCTTGAATCATTCTGGAGTAATGGAGATAATCTCATATTTCCATAA
- a CDS encoding CGLD27 family protein produces MNESKCPVPKEQQPTNEFIELSKSKIFSWPKTKKSLIIILIKFWVGAFVLFLVISSGSVYFKTSLLKYILLSFFSSLSIPLLISIRLYLGWNHIFNRLISEKVEYEESGWYDGQVWEKPLVLKEKESLIASIEVKPILKNLIQIFSIISVLALTGILIFQHNNF; encoded by the coding sequence ATGAACGAATCTAAATGTCCTGTCCCTAAAGAGCAACAACCCACAAATGAATTTATAGAATTATCCAAATCTAAAATTTTTTCTTGGCCAAAAACAAAAAAGTCGCTAATTATAATATTGATAAAATTCTGGGTAGGTGCTTTTGTTTTGTTTCTTGTCATTTCTTCAGGAAGTGTATATTTCAAAACATCCCTTTTAAAATATATTCTATTAAGTTTTTTTAGCAGCTTATCAATACCTCTACTAATTTCCATAAGGTTATATTTAGGCTGGAATCATATCTTTAATAGATTAATATCTGAGAAAGTTGAATACGAGGAATCCGGTTGGTATGACGGACAAGTATGGGAAAAGCCATTAGTTTTGAAAGAAAAAGAATCACTTATTGCCTCAATTGAGGTGAAGCCTATTTTAAAAAATTTAATTCAAATTTTTTCTATTATTTCAGTCTTAGCTTTGACTGGCATTTTGATTTTTCAACATAACAATTTTTAA
- a CDS encoding asparaginase, which translates to MSSNFKNLYTSNNPPLQANLIRGANIESIHKIHAVITDKKGRVLMCAGNPEYKSFIRSALKPFQAIPFVSSGAASKINNESKSIALACGSHSGSKLHSREAFKILWEYDIDINNLLCPKSKTSSLEHNCSGKHAAFLATCKKMNWPLDSYLMGDHPLQIEIFRIVSELLEIPSSEINAERDDCGAPTLYLKLLEMSRLYSLLSSSENAELEQISRAMTLNPTMISDNNKFDTEIIKASHGKVIGKGGAEGIQCLCKLNEGIGLALKVEDGSKRAKHAVSLHLLKQLEWISDLRIQDIEEKVFNFPEGVRLEVKGKLKFQES; encoded by the coding sequence ATGAGTTCTAATTTCAAAAACCTCTACACTTCTAACAATCCTCCTTTGCAGGCGAACTTAATAAGAGGGGCAAATATTGAGTCAATTCATAAAATTCATGCCGTTATTACAGACAAAAAAGGTAGGGTTTTAATGTGCGCAGGAAATCCAGAATACAAAAGTTTCATAAGGTCAGCACTTAAACCTTTTCAAGCAATACCTTTCGTTAGTAGTGGAGCTGCATCAAAAATAAATAATGAATCAAAATCCATTGCGTTAGCATGCGGTTCACATAGTGGATCAAAACTTCATTCAAGGGAAGCCTTCAAAATCTTATGGGAATATGACATTGACATTAATAATCTGCTATGTCCAAAATCCAAGACAAGTTCACTAGAACATAATTGTTCGGGTAAACATGCTGCTTTTTTAGCTACATGCAAAAAAATGAATTGGCCATTAGATAGTTACTTAATGGGGGATCATCCACTTCAAATTGAAATATTCAGAATAGTTTCTGAATTACTTGAAATCCCGTCATCTGAAATAAACGCAGAACGTGATGATTGTGGAGCCCCCACCCTATATTTAAAACTACTAGAAATGTCCAGGTTATATTCACTTCTAAGCAGTTCCGAAAATGCTGAATTAGAACAAATCAGTAGAGCTATGACATTAAACCCGACAATGATAAGTGACAACAATAAATTTGATACAGAAATAATTAAAGCTTCTCACGGGAAAGTTATAGGTAAAGGCGGTGCCGAGGGAATACAGTGTCTATGTAAGTTAAATGAAGGGATAGGGCTAGCTTTAAAAGTAGAAGACGGTTCAAAAAGAGCAAAGCATGCTGTTAGTCTTCACTTACTAAAACAGTTGGAGTGGATATCTGACTTAAGAATTCAGGACATCGAAGAGAAGGTATTTAATTTTCCTGAAGGAGTACGACTTGAAGTTAAAGGTAAATTAAAATTCCAAGAATCCTAA
- the petP gene encoding cytochrome b6-f complex subunit PetP, whose amino-acid sequence MSILDKVKIGNSVQVNLEMSKDRLTKETIDAINVSSLGKISDFRITDGKGIGVVLQLSNGEEQWFFEDEIDLLDENGSVIKKTKNKNENSNFIFDFISGLNYENKNKLSELLNPINFFIWLVVSFKDIF is encoded by the coding sequence ATGTCAATTTTGGATAAGGTTAAGATAGGGAATTCCGTTCAAGTTAACCTAGAAATGTCTAAGGATAGACTTACCAAAGAAACTATTGATGCAATAAATGTTTCTTCATTGGGTAAGATAAGCGATTTCAGAATAACTGATGGCAAAGGAATTGGAGTTGTATTGCAATTATCTAATGGAGAAGAACAATGGTTTTTTGAGGATGAAATTGATCTTCTAGACGAAAATGGTAGTGTAATTAAAAAAACTAAAAATAAAAACGAGAATAGTAATTTTATATTTGATTTTATAAGTGGACTAAATTATGAAAATAAAAATAAGTTAAGCGAATTACTTAATCCAATTAACTTTTTTATCTGGCTGGTTGTATCATTTAAAGATATTTTTTAA
- a CDS encoding ABC transporter ATP-binding protein, with the protein MVQNIIDVRNLSKTFDISSKEPGLKGTIKHFFRRQTKSLKVIKNISFEIKEGEIVGFLGANGAGKTTILKMLCGLIYPSEGSILVSDYLPFRRKENFLKNITLIMGQKQQLIWDLPPIESFYLNASIYDLDKFEAKKRIKKLSEMLEIDEELFIPVRKLSLGQRMKSELLAALIHEPKIIFLDEPTLGLDINAQRNLRKFLQKYNKENNATICLTSHYMKDITSLCKRVICVHEGAISYDGKLDLLLKKLSPVKEILIICRSEEDAIKLENAGFTVKNKIKNEITIKIENNSITSSLKKILNNFDIEDLFINEPPIDEIIGKVLIKKDYDI; encoded by the coding sequence ATGGTACAAAATATTATCGATGTAAGAAATTTATCTAAGACATTTGATATCTCTTCAAAAGAACCAGGCTTAAAAGGAACAATTAAACATTTTTTTAGAAGACAAACAAAAAGTTTAAAAGTTATAAAAAATATAAGTTTTGAAATTAAAGAAGGTGAAATAGTAGGTTTTCTTGGTGCTAATGGAGCTGGAAAAACAACCATATTAAAAATGCTTTGTGGCTTAATTTATCCAAGTGAAGGTTCGATTTTAGTTTCAGACTACTTACCTTTCAGGAGAAAAGAAAATTTCCTGAAGAATATCACCTTAATAATGGGACAAAAGCAACAGCTTATTTGGGATCTTCCTCCAATTGAATCATTCTATTTGAATGCATCAATATATGACTTAGATAAGTTCGAAGCTAAAAAGAGAATAAAAAAACTATCGGAAATGCTTGAAATTGATGAAGAGCTATTCATACCAGTTAGAAAACTTTCTCTAGGTCAGCGTATGAAGTCAGAATTACTAGCAGCTTTGATACATGAACCAAAAATTATATTTTTAGACGAGCCGACACTTGGATTAGATATTAATGCACAGAGAAATTTAAGAAAATTCCTTCAAAAATATAATAAAGAAAATAATGCAACGATATGCCTAACCAGTCATTACATGAAAGATATTACATCGCTATGCAAGAGAGTTATATGTGTACACGAAGGAGCTATATCATATGATGGGAAACTTGACCTATTATTAAAAAAACTTTCTCCTGTAAAAGAAATATTAATAATTTGTCGCTCTGAAGAAGATGCAATTAAATTAGAAAATGCAGGTTTTACTGTTAAAAATAAAATAAAGAATGAAATCACTATAAAAATTGAAAACAACTCTATTACCTCGTCACTAAAAAAAATCCTAAATAATTTTGATATTGAAGATCTTTTTATAAATGAACCTCCTATAGATGAAATTATTGGGAAGGTATTAATCAAAAAAGATTATGATATCTAA
- a CDS encoding ABC transporter permease, translated as MISNLINRKIFTLLKVQYSNMLEYRVEIALWAISGIIPFFMLNIWTNNNLNESINISDVMLSRYFLCAFFVRQFSVVWVVFSFEEDSLMGKVSPYLIQPLNPFFRYFAQHIAEQITRFPFAIVISFFFFIFNPESLWMPNLGILFLSIISTFLSFLIQFLIQSIVACLCFWTEKASSIERLIFIPTLFLSGLLAPVASFPDYVKSWIYLTPFPYLIDFPANLLSGNRTSVFGGFSMQIIWIVLLFQVFRKIWSEGTKKYTAMGS; from the coding sequence ATGATATCTAATTTGATTAACCGTAAAATATTCACCTTATTAAAAGTCCAATATTCGAACATGTTGGAATATAGGGTAGAAATTGCATTATGGGCAATTTCAGGGATTATTCCTTTTTTCATGTTAAACATTTGGACAAATAATAATCTAAATGAATCCATAAACATTAGCGATGTTATGCTTTCTAGGTATTTCTTATGTGCTTTTTTTGTAAGACAGTTTTCTGTAGTTTGGGTTGTATTTAGTTTTGAAGAAGATTCTCTTATGGGGAAAGTATCCCCGTATCTAATTCAACCTTTAAATCCATTTTTCAGATATTTTGCTCAACATATTGCCGAACAAATAACAAGATTTCCTTTTGCAATAGTAATTTCTTTTTTCTTTTTTATTTTTAATCCAGAAAGTTTATGGATGCCAAATTTAGGTATTTTATTCTTATCGATAATATCAACTTTCTTATCATTCTTAATTCAATTTTTAATTCAATCAATAGTTGCATGTCTATGCTTCTGGACTGAGAAAGCATCATCAATCGAAAGATTGATATTCATCCCAACTTTATTTCTTTCAGGTCTTTTAGCTCCAGTAGCTTCCTTTCCAGATTATGTAAAATCTTGGATTTATTTAACTCCTTTTCCATATCTAATAGATTTCCCTGCAAACTTACTTTCAGGTAATAGAACAAGTGTTTTTGGAGGTTTTAGCATGCAAATTATATGGATAGTATTACTTTTCCAAGTATTTAGAAAAATATGGTCTGAAGGAACGAAAAAATATACAGCAATGGGGTCATGA
- a CDS encoding ABC transporter permease, whose amino-acid sequence MKPRKYLKVYTKFLHTSLASELEYKTNILIDLITAILSLIGSIFLLSIFFQNNRTIGGWEFEEALIIQGIYTILNGITNTWFNPNLTEIVKHIREGTLDFVLLKPIDSQFFISLKKINPSGFLEIILGFCLLLFCMRINQINFNFSLLTLSLISIICSICILYSLWFFICTTTIWFVKTWNAIEVLRSFLYIGRFPLNSFSFSLRIFFSVFIPIAFITTIPSEVFLGISELWKILLEIIVSSVFLITSRKFWLFALKFYSSASS is encoded by the coding sequence ATGAAACCAAGAAAATATTTAAAAGTGTATACAAAATTTTTGCATACTTCTTTAGCTTCTGAATTGGAATATAAAACGAATATATTAATTGATTTAATTACCGCAATTTTAAGTTTAATAGGTAGTATTTTTTTATTATCTATTTTCTTTCAAAACAATAGGACTATTGGAGGCTGGGAATTTGAAGAGGCGCTAATAATTCAAGGTATTTATACAATTTTGAATGGGATAACAAATACATGGTTTAATCCTAACCTCACAGAAATAGTTAAACATATAAGAGAAGGAACATTAGATTTTGTACTTTTAAAACCTATTGATAGTCAATTTTTTATTTCATTAAAAAAAATAAATCCATCTGGCTTTTTAGAAATAATACTTGGATTTTGCTTACTATTATTCTGCATGAGAATAAATCAAATAAATTTTAATTTTAGTTTACTTACCTTATCCTTGATTTCAATAATTTGCTCGATTTGTATTTTATATAGCCTATGGTTTTTCATATGTACAACAACTATTTGGTTTGTTAAGACTTGGAATGCCATAGAAGTATTAAGATCATTTCTTTATATTGGAAGATTTCCTTTAAATTCATTTTCATTTTCTTTAAGAATATTTTTTAGTGTTTTCATTCCTATTGCATTTATAACTACAATTCCTTCTGAAGTTTTTCTAGGTATTTCTGAATTATGGAAAATATTGCTTGAAATTATTGTTTCTTCAGTATTTCTTATAACTTCAAGAAAGTTCTGGTTATTTGCATTGAAATTCTACTCATCTGCATCTAGCTAA
- a CDS encoding sulfite exporter TauE/SafE family protein gives MTYLLTKSLGSIDYFIFKSVYIFLISFFSNTFSAISGGGAGLLQLPALILSGVPYYQALASHKLATVALGIGGSLRNYKSLGNDISVAWQILIFGLPGVILGSSIIEYISEKYLYLILGIISILLAFYSYLKPELGLSSGNNKLNLVHKIRFIILIFLIGILNGSISSGTGLLVTILLIKTFEMDFLRAISMTFFTVGIFWNFVGAVYLARIGSVPSNILIALLIGSFTGGYFGAHLSKLNGNLLIKKTFITFCILVGISLLFKSINSFL, from the coding sequence ATGACTTATCTACTTACAAAATCATTAGGGAGTATTGATTATTTTATATTTAAAAGTGTTTATATCTTTTTGATATCCTTTTTTTCTAATACGTTCTCAGCAATTTCTGGAGGAGGTGCAGGATTATTACAATTGCCTGCATTGATTTTATCTGGAGTTCCTTACTATCAGGCTCTCGCTAGTCATAAATTAGCAACAGTAGCACTAGGAATAGGGGGCTCACTAAGAAATTACAAATCTTTAGGTAATGATATAAGTGTTGCTTGGCAAATTTTAATTTTTGGATTACCAGGAGTAATTTTAGGTTCTTCTATAATTGAATACATATCAGAAAAGTACTTGTACTTGATTTTAGGAATCATATCAATATTATTAGCTTTTTATTCATACCTTAAACCAGAATTAGGTTTATCATCTGGGAATAATAAGCTTAATTTGGTTCATAAAATAAGATTTATAATTTTAATTTTTCTTATAGGTATCTTAAATGGTTCTATTTCTTCAGGAACTGGATTGCTTGTAACAATACTTTTAATAAAAACTTTTGAAATGGATTTTCTTCGAGCTATAAGTATGACATTCTTTACTGTTGGGATTTTTTGGAATTTTGTCGGAGCAGTTTATTTGGCCAGAATAGGATCGGTCCCTTCAAATATATTGATAGCATTATTAATTGGTTCCTTTACAGGAGGATATTTCGGAGCTCACTTGTCAAAACTAAATGGTAATCTTCTAATTAAGAAAACTTTTATAACATTTTGTATTTTAGTTGGTATTAGCTTATTGTTTAAATCCATAAATAGTTTTTTATAA
- a CDS encoding HNH endonuclease produces the protein MHIQDAIYLDQFCPKISNKNWRESLNKITKFKCIYCGKPSESLDHLHPMSKGGTSSTSNCVPCCLSCNGKKSDSEVLSWYRKQNFYDPRRAMAIRAWFNYDLKLASILLNYLN, from the coding sequence ATGCATATACAAGATGCAATCTACCTTGATCAGTTTTGTCCAAAGATAAGTAATAAAAATTGGAGAGAGTCACTAAATAAAATTACTAAGTTTAAATGTATTTATTGTGGTAAACCATCAGAATCACTTGATCACCTTCATCCAATGTCAAAAGGTGGTACTAGCAGTACAAGTAATTGCGTCCCATGTTGTTTGTCGTGTAATGGTAAAAAATCAGATTCAGAAGTTCTTAGTTGGTACAGAAAACAAAATTTTTATGATCCTCGCAGGGCTATGGCGATACGAGCATGGTTTAATTATGATTTAAAACTAGCGTCAATTCTTTTGAACTACCTAAATTAA